Proteins encoded together in one Planctomyces sp. SH-PL14 window:
- a CDS encoding SpoIIE family protein phosphatase produces the protein MRGHQSVIAVTERSQVGEARREANRLAELAGFGAVEAGNAAIVAAELATNLVRYAVEGRLLIQTESTAARTSLILLSDDRGPGMENLGACLTDGYSTGGTPGNGFGAMRRLSTVFDLHSSVPGGTVIYARIDRPVDRSAAAAARDQPGFSWGVVNRPMPRETVSGDTWRIEEREGLLAVMVADGLGHGPEANAAAELAGDVFDRDPFGAVSGLLTDAHETMRGSRGGAVAYAQADARRGSLNFAAVGNIAGSLRSAADGTSRGLFSHNGTVGVQVRKVQTFDYEYPHNALLILHSDGLQSRWSLDAYPGLAQRHPGVIAGVLARDFDRGRDDLTVAVIRRGAEGRSDAAG, from the coding sequence ATGCGCGGACATCAATCAGTCATCGCCGTCACCGAGCGGAGTCAGGTCGGGGAAGCCCGCCGGGAAGCGAACCGGCTGGCGGAACTCGCGGGCTTCGGCGCCGTCGAGGCGGGAAACGCGGCGATCGTGGCGGCCGAGCTCGCCACCAATCTCGTCCGCTATGCCGTCGAGGGCCGGCTCCTGATCCAGACCGAATCGACCGCCGCCCGGACCTCCCTGATCCTCCTCAGCGACGACCGCGGACCGGGGATGGAGAACCTGGGGGCCTGCCTGACCGACGGCTACTCGACCGGCGGGACCCCCGGCAACGGCTTCGGCGCGATGCGGCGGCTCTCGACCGTCTTCGACCTCCATTCGTCCGTCCCCGGCGGGACCGTGATCTACGCCCGGATCGACCGGCCGGTCGACCGCTCCGCTGCCGCCGCCGCGCGGGACCAGCCCGGCTTCAGCTGGGGAGTCGTGAACCGCCCCATGCCCCGGGAAACCGTCTCGGGAGACACGTGGCGGATCGAGGAACGGGAGGGGCTGCTCGCCGTGATGGTCGCCGACGGCCTGGGACACGGTCCCGAGGCGAACGCCGCCGCCGAGCTGGCGGGAGACGTCTTCGACCGCGACCCGTTCGGGGCGGTGAGCGGGCTCCTGACCGATGCCCATGAGACCATGCGGGGGAGCCGCGGCGGGGCGGTCGCCTACGCCCAGGCGGACGCCCGGCGGGGGAGCCTGAACTTCGCCGCCGTCGGGAACATCGCCGGCAGCCTCCGCAGCGCGGCCGACGGCACGAGCCGCGGACTCTTCTCCCACAACGGCACGGTCGGCGTCCAGGTCCGCAAGGTCCAGACCTTCGACTACGAGTACCCCCACAACGCCCTGCTGATCCTGCATTCGGACGGCCTGCAGAGCCGCTGGTCGCTCGACGCCTACCCCGGCCTGGCGCAGCGGCATCCGGGGGTCATCGCTGGCGTCCTGGCGCGGGACTTCGACCGCGGCCGCGACGACCTGACTGTGGCGGTCATTCGCCGCGGAGCAGAAGGGAGGAGCGATGCCGCCGGCTGA
- a CDS encoding anti-sigma regulatory factor has product MPVLSSGEQPVQTEPEIVMARQAVRKLTQELRFSLVDQTKMVTAASELARNTVIYGGGGRMVWEVLRDGDRAGLRLTFSDEGPGIPDMKLALTDGWTSGSGMGMGLTGSRRLVNEFDIESEPGKGTRVTITRWK; this is encoded by the coding sequence ATGCCGGTTCTGAGCAGTGGTGAACAGCCGGTCCAGACCGAGCCCGAGATCGTCATGGCACGGCAGGCGGTCCGGAAGCTGACGCAGGAGCTGCGGTTCAGCCTCGTCGACCAGACCAAAATGGTCACGGCGGCCAGCGAGCTGGCGCGGAATACCGTCATTTACGGCGGCGGCGGGCGAATGGTGTGGGAAGTGCTAAGGGACGGAGACCGGGCCGGCCTGCGGCTCACGTTCAGCGACGAGGGACCGGGAATTCCGGACATGAAGCTGGCGCTGACCGACGGCTGGACCAGCGGATCGGGAATGGGGATGGGACTTACCGGTTCCAGGCGCCTCGTGAACGAGTTCGATATTGAAAGCGAACCGGGAAAAGGAACCCGCGTCACCATCACTCGGTGGAAATAA
- a CDS encoding STAS domain-containing protein, with the protein MDRIPILRMGEFLLVTIQVDMQDQMALRLQDDLTSKIEKTGAKGVLIDISALEMVDSFIGRMIANISGMSRILDAQTVVVGMQPAVAITLVELGLSLPGVKMALDVERGMNYLRSLYAEDAPDADAEPDDDEPAPGNRGPSTGKGSGHAGSEQW; encoded by the coding sequence ATGGACCGGATCCCGATTCTCCGAATGGGCGAGTTTCTGCTCGTCACCATTCAAGTCGACATGCAGGACCAGATGGCCCTGCGGCTGCAGGATGACCTCACGTCCAAGATCGAGAAGACGGGCGCCAAAGGGGTCCTGATCGACATCTCCGCGCTGGAGATGGTCGACTCGTTCATCGGCCGGATGATCGCCAACATCTCCGGCATGTCCCGCATCCTGGACGCCCAGACGGTCGTGGTCGGGATGCAGCCCGCCGTGGCGATCACGCTCGTCGAGCTCGGGCTCTCGCTGCCGGGGGTCAAGATGGCGCTCGACGTCGAGCGGGGGATGAATTACCTCCGCTCCCTCTATGCGGAGGATGCCCCCGACGCCGACGCCGAGCCGGACGACGACGAACCGGCCCCCGGAAACCGCGGCCCCTCGACGGGAAAGGGGTCTGGACATGCCGGTTCTGAGCAGTGGTGA
- a CDS encoding STAS domain-containing protein: protein MAKASTRIADVLKKHEGDLVSEWMRLLREGGSGRDNRINEAELKTQTTEFVSHLQQAAQTGDIASTSRPEWRAIEDFLSEVSRSRVLQGFSADETARFVFSFKQPLFARLKTEFGKDAEALADETWRATELLDKMGMLTIRAFQKTREDVIRRQQQELLELSTPVVKLWNGILALPMIGTLDSERTQIVMESLLQRIVETGSEIAIIDITGVPTVDTLVAQHLLKTVTAIRLMGADCIISGVRPQIAQTIVHLGVDLQGVTTKANLADALGLALKRLNLVVSRKS, encoded by the coding sequence ATGGCCAAGGCCTCCACCCGCATCGCGGACGTACTCAAGAAGCATGAAGGAGACCTCGTCTCCGAATGGATGCGGCTTCTCCGCGAAGGGGGCTCCGGCCGCGATAACCGCATCAACGAGGCCGAGCTCAAGACCCAGACGACCGAGTTCGTCTCCCACCTCCAGCAGGCGGCCCAGACCGGCGATATCGCCAGCACGAGCCGCCCCGAATGGAGGGCGATCGAAGACTTTCTCTCGGAAGTCTCCCGCAGCCGCGTCCTTCAGGGCTTCTCCGCGGATGAAACCGCGCGGTTCGTCTTCTCGTTCAAGCAACCCCTCTTCGCCCGCCTGAAGACGGAGTTCGGCAAAGACGCCGAAGCCCTGGCCGACGAGACGTGGCGGGCCACGGAACTGCTGGACAAGATGGGGATGCTGACGATCCGCGCCTTCCAGAAGACGCGGGAAGACGTCATCCGCCGGCAGCAGCAGGAGCTCCTGGAGCTTTCGACGCCGGTGGTCAAGCTCTGGAACGGGATCCTGGCCCTCCCGATGATCGGAACGCTCGACAGCGAGCGGACGCAGATCGTCATGGAGTCGCTGCTGCAGCGGATCGTCGAGACCGGATCGGAGATCGCGATCATCGACATCACCGGCGTTCCGACCGTCGACACGCTCGTGGCCCAGCATCTGCTGAAGACCGTCACGGCGATCCGGCTGATGGGGGCGGACTGCATCATCTCCGGCGTGCGGCCGCAGATCGCCCAGACCATCGTCCACCTGGGAGTCGACCTGCAGGGAGTCACCACCAAGGCGAACCTCGCCGACGCGCTGGGGCTGGCGCTGAAGCGGCTGAACCTCGTCGTCTCCCGCAAAAGCTGA
- a CDS encoding serine/threonine-protein kinase yields the protein MSDPSSPPPSQGEPLQPTVDGNAAWEGRTTTVGPPRERDRSFEGTDLLRRIVDPGQRPGSIGRIDHYEVLSEIGHGAMGIVVRSFDTALERIVAMKLMAPSLLPSETAKQRFFREAKVAAGISHPNVVTIHAVGQFKNVPYLVMEYVDGKPLSDRIREGTIPVVDVIRISRQIAEGLAAAHRHGLIHRDIKPANILLEDSIERVRIADFGLARVALESSDLTSQGDIVGTPSYMSPEQVEGEPLDPRTDLFSAGCVMYAMLTGASPFQAANALAATRRIATAEPRPLADCRPETPRPLRELVHALLRKRREDRIPSAADLATALRRLQVDWESNLNLPTVSVSRPPRPWGRWAALGLVPVLLLAALYGARTKLWPPAPSEGTAVSRPAGTSPPWVNSPSGADLPVPAAVDPPQAGAGGAVRGVVGGGEKRARLWVSSDGKAPFVRIADALAAAKPGETIEVDGGTYREAIALGDPIRHAGIRIRGPGAGAAAVLSSETGEAVIRVDGVPDVEIAGLTINAQAGQRAVLVAGSCPGLTVSRCRLQAIHENAYAGSLLHLIPGTTGTEDRPIRVDEVTFRFAAVGLVCGDANGPGPVRFVRVTRCRFTGPRKGVGLPVILLGEVENVFVAGNRMDWGQSPLSLSFATPRRANEVRFEFNSIAGFEVPLSVNDSPPNQGIRYDRNLLVDVDGVPQERMRIEEIAMWFAGNVWEHPADEQKEKIGLLAERVDLVPLQSRDGGAPAFLVPGSDELKAGHSRFAP from the coding sequence ATGTCCGACCCATCGAGCCCCCCGCCCAGCCAGGGGGAGCCCCTCCAGCCGACCGTGGACGGCAACGCCGCCTGGGAGGGGCGGACCACCACCGTCGGGCCTCCCCGCGAGCGGGACCGGAGCTTCGAAGGGACCGACCTGCTGCGGCGGATCGTCGACCCCGGACAGCGCCCCGGGTCGATCGGACGGATCGACCACTACGAGGTTCTCTCCGAAATCGGACACGGAGCGATGGGGATCGTCGTCCGCAGCTTCGACACCGCCCTCGAGCGGATCGTCGCCATGAAGCTCATGGCCCCCTCGCTCCTTCCCAGCGAGACCGCCAAGCAGCGGTTCTTCCGCGAGGCCAAGGTGGCGGCCGGCATCAGCCACCCGAACGTCGTCACCATCCATGCCGTCGGCCAGTTCAAGAACGTCCCGTACCTCGTGATGGAGTATGTCGACGGCAAGCCTCTGAGCGACCGGATCCGCGAGGGAACGATCCCGGTCGTCGACGTGATCCGGATCTCCCGGCAGATTGCAGAGGGGCTCGCCGCCGCGCATCGGCACGGTCTCATCCATCGCGACATCAAGCCGGCCAACATCCTCCTCGAGGACAGCATCGAGCGGGTCCGGATCGCGGACTTCGGCCTGGCCCGCGTCGCCCTGGAGAGCTCGGACCTTACGTCGCAGGGGGACATCGTCGGGACCCCCTCCTACATGTCTCCCGAGCAGGTGGAAGGGGAGCCCCTCGATCCCCGGACCGACCTCTTCAGCGCCGGCTGCGTCATGTACGCCATGCTGACGGGGGCGTCGCCGTTCCAGGCGGCCAACGCCCTCGCGGCGACGCGGCGGATCGCAACGGCCGAGCCCCGGCCCCTCGCCGATTGCCGTCCCGAGACTCCCCGGCCGCTGAGGGAACTCGTGCACGCCCTCCTCCGGAAGCGGCGGGAGGACCGGATTCCCTCGGCCGCCGATCTGGCCACGGCCCTCCGCCGGCTCCAGGTCGACTGGGAATCGAACCTGAACCTGCCGACCGTCTCCGTCAGCCGGCCCCCTCGCCCTTGGGGCCGCTGGGCGGCGCTCGGCCTGGTCCCGGTCCTGCTCCTGGCGGCGCTCTACGGAGCCCGGACGAAACTGTGGCCCCCAGCCCCGAGCGAGGGGACGGCCGTTTCCCGTCCGGCAGGAACCTCCCCTCCATGGGTCAACTCTCCCTCCGGCGCGGACCTTCCGGTTCCCGCGGCGGTCGATCCGCCGCAGGCGGGCGCAGGTGGGGCGGTGCGCGGTGTCGTCGGCGGGGGCGAGAAGCGAGCGCGGCTGTGGGTCAGCTCGGACGGGAAGGCGCCGTTCGTCCGGATTGCCGATGCCCTGGCGGCCGCGAAGCCGGGGGAGACGATCGAGGTCGACGGGGGGACCTACCGCGAGGCGATCGCGCTTGGGGACCCGATCCGGCACGCGGGGATCCGCATCCGCGGGCCGGGGGCGGGCGCCGCGGCCGTGCTGAGCTCGGAGACAGGGGAAGCCGTGATCCGCGTGGACGGCGTTCCGGATGTCGAGATCGCCGGGCTGACGATCAACGCCCAGGCCGGTCAGCGGGCGGTTCTCGTCGCCGGCTCCTGCCCGGGGCTGACGGTGTCGCGATGCCGGCTGCAGGCGATCCACGAGAACGCCTATGCCGGGAGCCTGCTGCACCTGATCCCCGGGACGACCGGGACCGAGGACCGGCCGATCCGCGTCGACGAGGTCACCTTCCGGTTCGCGGCGGTCGGTCTCGTCTGCGGGGATGCCAACGGACCGGGGCCGGTCCGCTTTGTCCGGGTGACGCGGTGCCGGTTCACCGGACCCCGGAAGGGGGTAGGGCTGCCGGTGATCCTGCTGGGAGAGGTCGAGAACGTCTTTGTGGCGGGGAACCGGATGGATTGGGGGCAGTCGCCGCTGAGCCTGTCGTTCGCCACGCCGCGTCGCGCCAACGAGGTCCGCTTCGAGTTCAATTCGATCGCCGGGTTCGAGGTCCCGCTGAGCGTCAACGACAGCCCCCCGAACCAGGGGATCCGCTATGACCGGAACCTGCTGGTCGACGTCGACGGCGTCCCGCAGGAGCGGATGCGGATCGAGGAGATCGCGATGTGGTTCGCGGGGAATGTCTGGGAGCACCCGGCCGACGAGCAGAAGGAGAAGATCGGGCTCCTGGCGGAGCGGGTGGACCTGGTCCCGTTGCAGAGCCGGGACGGGGGGGCTCCGGCGTTCCTGGTTCCCGGTTCGGACGAGTTAAAGGCGGGACACAGCCGCTTCGCGCCGTGA
- a CDS encoding glycosyltransferase family 4 protein produces the protein MSLEYPYEAARRPIRSIIDTGLAEGGDPYRAAAEQAGGTSPLSATSRSLHDAAQEPYCGPDARSFSAEPYAGSDARSFAAEPYAGLNVRSFAAEPYAGLGTARGAASAARDSAEPTPGQGTRGGRPIRVAFVCSFLYGAGIENWMVGLRQYSDPAAVQFVRCVVTTSLVDERIVRRLGIPVTVGQAEAVRAAAVDADVLIVSGPAQVGDWLADRPRCRVVFVAHGDGHWTRDILNCCRGVVDEVVAVSRRVQEAVGSGFRTTVIHNGIDPAHLVVTEDPALVRRRLGFGPDDFVLGYVGRFSPEKNVGALVDAVERLPEGFKLLLVGFGPERAELMDRANRRIPGRYTFTEAHQDLGALYHAMDAFGLPSLSEGYGLVLMEAMFCGRPVISGPVGFAPEALQDRVNGMVVDGTPEGFAGAARLLRDHPEWRKGVGQEARAFALRYGLAARMAEKYRRFLSTVVR, from the coding sequence ATGTCGTTGGAATACCCGTATGAGGCCGCGCGCCGGCCGATCCGTTCCATCATCGACACCGGTCTTGCGGAGGGGGGCGATCCGTACCGCGCGGCCGCGGAACAGGCGGGAGGCACCAGCCCGCTGTCGGCGACCTCTCGCTCGCTCCACGACGCCGCGCAGGAGCCGTATTGCGGGCCCGATGCCCGCAGCTTTTCCGCGGAGCCGTATGCCGGGTCCGATGCTCGCAGCTTCGCCGCAGAGCCGTATGCCGGGCTCAATGTTCGCAGCTTCGCCGCGGAACCGTATGCCGGGCTCGGCACGGCGCGGGGCGCCGCTTCGGCCGCTCGCGATTCCGCGGAACCGACTCCGGGGCAGGGGACTCGGGGGGGCCGGCCGATCCGGGTCGCGTTCGTCTGCTCCTTCCTCTACGGGGCGGGGATCGAGAACTGGATGGTAGGGCTGCGGCAGTATTCCGATCCCGCCGCCGTGCAGTTCGTCCGGTGCGTCGTGACGACGTCGCTCGTCGATGAGCGGATCGTCCGGCGGCTGGGGATTCCGGTGACCGTGGGGCAGGCGGAGGCGGTCCGGGCCGCGGCGGTCGACGCCGACGTTCTGATCGTCTCGGGACCCGCTCAGGTCGGCGATTGGCTAGCGGACCGGCCTCGCTGCAGGGTCGTCTTCGTAGCGCACGGCGACGGGCACTGGACCCGCGATATCCTGAACTGCTGCCGCGGGGTGGTCGACGAGGTGGTGGCGGTCAGCCGCCGGGTGCAGGAGGCGGTCGGCTCGGGGTTCCGGACGACGGTCATCCACAACGGGATCGATCCGGCGCACCTCGTTGTCACCGAGGATCCCGCTCTTGTCCGGAGGCGGCTGGGGTTTGGTCCCGACGACTTCGTGCTCGGCTATGTCGGGCGGTTCTCGCCGGAGAAGAACGTCGGGGCGCTCGTCGACGCCGTCGAGCGGCTTCCGGAGGGCTTCAAGCTGTTGCTTGTCGGGTTCGGGCCGGAGCGGGCGGAGCTGATGGACCGGGCGAACCGGCGGATCCCCGGGCGGTATACGTTCACCGAGGCGCACCAGGACCTCGGGGCGCTTTATCACGCGATGGACGCCTTCGGCCTGCCCTCCCTCTCGGAGGGGTACGGCTTGGTCCTGATGGAGGCGATGTTCTGCGGACGGCCGGTCATCAGCGGCCCGGTCGGGTTCGCTCCGGAGGCGCTGCAGGACCGGGTGAACGGGATGGTGGTCGATGGAACGCCGGAGGGCTTTGCCGGCGCGGCCCGGCTTCTGCGGGACCATCCGGAGTGGCGGAAGGGGGTCGGGCAGGAGGCGCGGGCCTTTGCACTGCGGTACGGGCTGGCGGCCCGGATGGCGGAGAAGTACCGGCGGTTCCTGTCCACCGTGGTCCGCTGA
- a CDS encoding methyltransferase domain-containing protein, with product MPIGSFEAVPTIVSRLLERRPQRVLDAGLGFGFWGSAVRTWLDLGVRPWKTYLVGVEGWSGYRNPAWDLYDLIFEQPLETFLGEHAATYDFVIAGDILEHFTREAGCGLLAGLRRRVAPGGTLMISTPGIFFEQGAVYGNAYEVHRSFWSPDELRSEGYDVTFTDCRTARGMPTTVAEWRNEVRG from the coding sequence ATGCCGATCGGAAGCTTTGAAGCGGTCCCCACGATTGTCAGCCGGCTGCTAGAGCGGCGTCCGCAGCGCGTCCTCGACGCGGGGCTGGGTTTCGGCTTCTGGGGCTCGGCGGTCCGGACCTGGCTCGACCTGGGGGTGCGTCCGTGGAAGACGTACCTGGTCGGCGTTGAAGGGTGGAGCGGGTATCGGAACCCGGCTTGGGACCTTTACGACCTGATCTTCGAGCAGCCGCTCGAGACCTTTCTGGGCGAGCATGCCGCGACGTACGACTTTGTGATCGCGGGGGACATCCTGGAGCACTTCACCAGGGAGGCGGGCTGCGGGCTGCTGGCGGGACTGCGGCGGCGGGTTGCTCCGGGGGGGACGCTTATGATCTCGACGCCGGGGATCTTCTTTGAGCAGGGGGCGGTGTATGGGAACGCTTACGAGGTCCACCGTTCGTTCTGGAGTCCGGACGAGCTGCGCAGCGAGGGGTATGACGTGACGTTTACGGATTGTCGGACGGCGCGGGGAATGCCGACGACTGTGGCGGAGTGGCGGAATGAGGTGCGCGGGTGA